The following proteins come from a genomic window of Pyxidicoccus sp. MSG2:
- a CDS encoding NAD(P)H-quinone oxidoreductase — protein sequence MKVQRITEPGGPEVLALEERPEPEPGPGELRVRVRASALNRADLLQIRGLYAATPDVPPDVPGLEYAGEVTAVGPRTRRFKVGDRVMGLVGGGAWAESLVTHEREALPMPEGMDFADAAALPEAYLTAYDALVLQGELKPGETVLIHAVASGVGSAAALLCRAAGARVVGTGRSEAKLARASEWGVTRTVLCQSSPPSFADAVRAETGGRGADLCLDLVGGDYLSESMNALAPRGRMMLVGLVAGVHTEVNLGMFLMKRLRVTGTVLRSRPLEEKMALTQSAERHLLPLFRTGALKPVVDAVLPMAELRQALERMERNDSVGKLVVQWE from the coding sequence GGTCCAGCGCATCACCGAGCCCGGTGGTCCCGAAGTGCTTGCCCTGGAGGAGCGCCCCGAGCCCGAGCCCGGCCCCGGCGAGCTGCGCGTGCGCGTGCGCGCCTCCGCGCTGAACCGGGCGGACCTGCTGCAGATTCGAGGCCTCTACGCCGCCACGCCGGACGTGCCACCGGACGTGCCGGGCCTGGAGTACGCGGGCGAGGTGACGGCCGTGGGCCCGCGCACGCGGCGCTTCAAGGTCGGCGACCGGGTGATGGGGCTGGTGGGCGGCGGCGCGTGGGCGGAGTCGCTCGTCACGCACGAGCGCGAGGCGCTGCCGATGCCGGAGGGCATGGACTTCGCGGATGCGGCGGCGCTGCCGGAGGCGTACCTGACGGCGTACGACGCGCTGGTGCTCCAGGGGGAATTGAAGCCCGGGGAGACGGTGCTGATTCACGCGGTGGCCAGCGGCGTGGGCTCGGCGGCGGCGCTGCTGTGCCGGGCCGCGGGCGCGCGCGTGGTGGGCACGGGGCGCAGCGAGGCCAAGCTGGCGCGGGCCTCCGAGTGGGGCGTGACGCGCACGGTGCTGTGTCAGTCCTCACCGCCGAGCTTCGCGGACGCGGTGCGCGCGGAGACGGGCGGCCGGGGCGCGGACCTGTGCCTGGACCTGGTGGGCGGCGACTACCTGTCCGAGTCGATGAATGCGCTCGCGCCGCGCGGGCGGATGATGCTCGTCGGCCTGGTGGCGGGAGTCCACACGGAGGTGAACCTGGGGATGTTCTTGATGAAGCGCCTGCGCGTCACCGGCACCGTGCTCCGCAGTCGCCCGCTGGAGGAGAAGATGGCGCTGACGCAGAGCGCGGAGCGGCACCTGTTGCCCTTGTTCCGCACCGGCGCGCTGAAGCCGGTGGTGGACGCGGTGCTGCCCATGGCCGAACTGCGTCAGGCCTTGGAACGCATGGAGCGCAACGACTCCGTGGGCAAGCTCGTGGTGCAGTGGGAGTGA
- a CDS encoding DUF4215 domain-containing protein, whose translation MSRKSLFPARAGSILTLALCCLTLLACIEPESTLCPEGLVCPFGQKCAAQQAVCIKDDCGDGIIQTGESCDDGNIIDGDGCSRNCESAEACGNGIMDVAANELCDDGDTEGGDGCSADCKSTEYCGNSIVDEVLDEVCDDGNTEYGDGCSADCKSTEYCGNGYIDFNERCDDGNNLDGDDCRWDCSSGRQCGNGYLDPGEQCDDGNLLDGDDCRRTCEIAFCGDGDLNTQGLRKEECDDGNSLSCGTCDASCSHVQGSSPATGIITVVPGGEIHDGEILVISDGPIQKIFEFNTEGGVASAHVRLAIPKIDKDFAVPIAIAKAIDDETDFNLIVTREWNVIKLKAARNGSFANQPIIKSSDERSLRVDGMSGGVARDCPAGTGCKIDDDCADGLWCPEVPETERQMCRPKPW comes from the coding sequence ATGAGCCGAAAGTCCCTGTTCCCTGCGCGGGCGGGAAGCATCCTCACGCTCGCACTCTGCTGTCTGACACTCCTGGCTTGCATAGAGCCCGAGAGCACGCTCTGTCCCGAGGGGCTGGTCTGTCCCTTCGGACAGAAGTGCGCCGCCCAGCAAGCCGTGTGCATCAAGGATGACTGTGGTGACGGCATCATCCAGACAGGCGAGTCGTGTGACGACGGAAACATCATCGATGGCGATGGCTGCAGTCGGAACTGCGAGTCCGCCGAGGCCTGCGGCAACGGCATCATGGACGTCGCCGCGAACGAGCTCTGCGATGACGGCGACACCGAGGGTGGAGATGGGTGTAGCGCCGACTGCAAGTCCACTGAGTACTGCGGAAACTCCATTGTCGACGAGGTGCTCGACGAGGTCTGCGACGACGGCAACACCGAGTATGGAGATGGGTGTAGCGCCGACTGCAAGTCCACTGAGTACTGCGGAAACGGATACATCGACTTCAACGAGCGGTGCGATGACGGCAACAATCTGGATGGGGATGACTGCCGGTGGGACTGCAGCTCGGGTCGCCAGTGCGGAAATGGCTACCTGGATCCCGGCGAGCAATGTGACGACGGCAATCTGCTTGACGGCGATGACTGTCGGCGCACGTGTGAAATCGCATTCTGTGGTGATGGGGACTTGAACACCCAGGGACTGCGCAAAGAGGAATGCGATGACGGCAACTCCCTGTCCTGTGGAACGTGTGATGCCTCCTGCTCACACGTCCAGGGAAGCAGCCCTGCGACCGGAATCATTACCGTGGTGCCCGGTGGCGAAATCCACGATGGAGAGATCCTCGTCATCAGTGATGGCCCGATTCAAAAAATCTTTGAGTTCAACACGGAAGGCGGTGTCGCCTCCGCCCATGTGAGACTCGCGATTCCGAAGATCGATAAGGATTTTGCGGTCCCCATAGCCATCGCCAAAGCCATTGATGATGAAACTGATTTTAATTTAATCGTCACGCGCGAATGGAATGTAATTAAACTCAAGGCTGCTCGGAATGGCTCCTTCGCGAATCAGCCCATCATCAAGTCCTCTGATGAAAGATCCCTGAGGGTGGACGGCATGAGCGGAGGTGTCGCCAGAGACTGCCCGGCGGGAACAGGGTGCAAGATCGACGATGACTGCGCGGATGGGCTGTGGTGTCCGGAGGTGCCAGAAACCGAGAGGCAGATGTGCAGGCCCAAGCCATGGTGA
- a CDS encoding serine/threonine-protein kinase codes for MNTNEAIAPRGTPAPSKPPPAPGQPGPGTRIHHYELIRQLGSGGMGTVFLARDTRLGRRVAIKLLHTQDSQFTRRFLIEARATARCSHENIVIIHEVGEVGASPYMVLEFLQGQPLNRLLKGSPRLPPARAVELMVPVVRALACAHAQKIVHRDLKPENILVTDSGTIKVLDFGIAKVLQTDESHGETSPRAILAELYPRSVTGSREDAGNLTRQGALLGTLPYMSPEQWGNGVAIDHRTDIWAVGIMLFRMLAGRHPLEPLSGPQLMITGVLDEPMPRLRDVAPDTPVALAAVVDRCLLKHKEERFPDALSLLRALEPFLPGRYTRELRLDENPYAGLSSFQEADANRFFGRAKETAALVHRIQDRPLLAVVGPSGAGKSSFIRAGLMPVLKRSGEPWESFIIRPGRHPLAALASLVAPFVTSSPSVEEDIRKQQQLTDHLRSQPGYVGAVLRSRARRERRRILLFVDQFEELYTLVPDASERRAFTACLSGIADDATSPIRVVLSLRSDFLDRISEDERFMAELGQGLFFLGSPQREGLRDALVQPAELAGYRFETPAMVDQMLGHLEAAPGALPLLQFAATRLWEARDTPHRLLTESAYQKLGGITGALATHADGVLSGLSSQEHLLARAVFLRLVTPERTRAIVSLEELRELSREGEDVQRLVDQLVQARLLVIQTGAGSSGASVELVHESLILGWPTLLRWLEEGQEHAAFLDQLRNAARQWEAKSRDSGLLWRGEMVDEARRFQRRYRGELPQLQQAFLDAVFAGSARAARLRRAVLVGTTALLLLLVVAAAVALVVIGNARREAERQARLALHAEAAARTAESMARGAEAEAKQHLAEVQAKELERRQAQHQAETANAQVELTNLELFQKNDALRSALKRAQRAQLRARFAKVRAENSAAAAREAREEAELLLRREQERARRIEAALGSRFIELLK; via the coding sequence ATGAACACGAACGAGGCCATCGCTCCTCGCGGCACTCCCGCGCCCAGCAAGCCCCCGCCGGCCCCCGGTCAGCCCGGGCCCGGCACGCGCATCCATCACTACGAGCTCATCCGCCAGCTCGGCAGTGGCGGAATGGGCACCGTCTTCCTCGCGCGCGACACGAGGCTCGGCCGCCGCGTGGCCATCAAGCTCCTGCACACGCAGGATTCGCAATTCACCCGCCGATTCCTCATCGAGGCGCGCGCCACCGCGCGGTGCAGCCACGAGAACATCGTCATCATCCATGAGGTCGGCGAGGTCGGCGCAAGCCCATACATGGTCCTGGAGTTCCTCCAGGGCCAGCCCCTCAACAGGCTCCTCAAGGGCAGCCCACGCCTGCCGCCAGCGCGGGCCGTGGAATTGATGGTCCCCGTGGTGCGAGCCCTTGCCTGCGCCCACGCGCAGAAGATCGTCCACCGGGACCTCAAGCCCGAGAACATCCTCGTCACCGACTCGGGCACCATCAAGGTGCTGGATTTCGGCATCGCCAAGGTGCTCCAGACCGACGAGTCCCACGGGGAGACCTCGCCCAGGGCGATCCTCGCGGAGCTCTACCCGCGCTCCGTCACCGGCTCACGCGAGGACGCCGGCAATCTCACACGCCAGGGCGCCCTGCTCGGCACGCTGCCGTACATGTCTCCGGAGCAGTGGGGCAATGGCGTCGCCATCGACCACCGGACGGACATCTGGGCGGTGGGCATCATGCTTTTCCGCATGCTCGCGGGCAGGCATCCGCTGGAGCCGCTCTCCGGACCGCAGCTCATGATTACCGGCGTGCTCGACGAGCCCATGCCGCGCTTGCGTGACGTGGCGCCGGACACGCCCGTGGCGCTGGCCGCCGTGGTGGACCGCTGCCTGCTCAAACACAAGGAGGAGCGCTTCCCGGATGCCCTCTCGCTGCTGCGCGCCCTGGAGCCCTTCCTGCCCGGGCGGTACACCCGGGAGCTCCGCCTCGACGAGAACCCCTACGCGGGCCTCAGCTCCTTCCAGGAGGCGGACGCGAACCGCTTCTTCGGCCGCGCCAAGGAGACCGCCGCGCTGGTCCACCGCATCCAGGACCGGCCGCTGCTGGCCGTCGTCGGCCCCTCGGGCGCGGGCAAGTCCTCGTTCATCCGCGCCGGCCTGATGCCCGTCCTCAAGCGCTCGGGCGAGCCCTGGGAGTCCTTCATCATCCGCCCGGGTCGCCATCCCCTGGCGGCCCTGGCCAGCCTGGTGGCGCCCTTCGTCACCTCCTCTCCCTCGGTGGAGGAGGACATCCGCAAACAACAGCAGCTCACCGACCATCTGCGCTCCCAGCCCGGCTACGTGGGCGCGGTGCTGCGCAGCCGGGCCCGCCGCGAGCGCCGGCGCATCCTCCTCTTCGTCGACCAGTTCGAGGAGCTGTACACCCTGGTGCCCGACGCCAGCGAGCGCCGGGCCTTCACCGCCTGCCTCTCCGGCATCGCGGACGATGCCACCTCCCCCATCCGTGTCGTCCTCTCGCTCCGCTCCGACTTCCTCGACCGCATCTCCGAGGACGAGCGCTTCATGGCCGAGTTGGGCCAGGGCCTCTTCTTCCTCGGCAGCCCCCAGCGCGAGGGGCTTCGTGACGCGCTCGTGCAGCCGGCGGAGCTGGCCGGGTACCGCTTCGAGACTCCGGCCATGGTCGACCAGATGCTCGGGCACCTGGAGGCCGCGCCCGGAGCGCTGCCCCTGCTGCAGTTCGCCGCCACCCGGCTCTGGGAAGCCCGGGACACGCCCCACCGGCTGCTCACCGAGAGCGCCTATCAGAAGCTCGGAGGCATCACCGGCGCGCTCGCCACCCATGCCGATGGCGTCCTCTCCGGGCTGTCTTCCCAGGAGCACCTGCTGGCACGGGCCGTGTTCCTCCGCCTCGTCACACCGGAGCGCACGCGCGCCATCGTTTCGCTGGAGGAACTGCGCGAGCTGTCCCGAGAGGGCGAGGACGTGCAGCGACTGGTCGACCAACTCGTCCAGGCGCGACTGCTGGTCATCCAGACGGGAGCGGGTTCCAGTGGCGCTTCGGTGGAGCTGGTGCACGAGTCCCTCATCCTCGGCTGGCCCACCCTCCTCCGCTGGCTCGAGGAGGGGCAGGAGCACGCGGCCTTCCTGGACCAGCTCCGCAATGCCGCACGCCAATGGGAGGCCAAGAGCCGCGACAGCGGTCTGCTCTGGCGCGGGGAGATGGTGGATGAAGCTCGGCGCTTCCAGCGTCGCTACCGGGGAGAGCTGCCACAGCTTCAGCAGGCCTTCCTCGACGCGGTCTTCGCGGGCTCGGCGCGGGCGGCGAGGCTCAGACGGGCGGTGCTCGTGGGGACGACGGCCCTCCTCCTGCTGTTGGTCGTCGCGGCGGCGGTGGCACTGGTCGTCATCGGCAACGCGCGGCGCGAGGCCGAACGACAGGCCCGCCTGGCCCTGCACGCCGAAGCCGCGGCGCGCACCGCCGAGTCCATGGCTCGAGGCGCCGAAGCGGAAGCGAAACAGCACCTGGCGGAGGTACAGGCCAAGGAGCTGGAACGCAGGCAGGCCCAGCACCAGGCCGAGACAGCCAATGCCCAGGTCGAGCTCACGAACCTCGAGCTGTTTCAAAAGAACGATGCGCTGCGTTCCGCATTGAAGAGGGCTCAGCGCGCACAGCTGCGGGCCCGATTCGCGAAGGTGCGCGCCGAGAACAGCGCCGCCGCGGCACGAGAGGCCCGGGAAGAAGCCGAGCTCCTGTTGCGCCGTGAGCAGGAGCGGGCCCGGCGAATCGAAGCCGCGCTCGGCAGTCGGTTCATCGAACTCTTGAAGTGA
- a CDS encoding protein kinase domain-containing protein, giving the protein MSSVRYQSLGPLLAGEGSRAFLGLALEDGAPPRSVVLIWAPQEIAQNPEMTARLTRETSRALVFEHPNILRVHGLAVQDGGVARVTEFADGEPLRRLLEAHPRLPPQFAALVVADAAMGLHYAHVAGNDDGTPLVHGDIRPETLMISFGGVTKVTGYGALGVAPRERDGKRVKNRRKYSAPEQLLGGREAVNVQSDVFLLGLVLHESLSGKMPFKETADPDKAVLNRSLPPLPQDVPLKIDAVVRKATTKRAYDRYPSALAFREALVEAVGTLPTHAQFAEFMSKYFPPEHEARAARRRVIEAGIADVMQKAGVSPPAVAEFLARGTLAPGVLPAKWPALPGQLSVSGPVNLGAGSEPGASTEATASGPSTGSQAQVAPAATSAQGPASGSHAQVPSGAEAAQGPASGSHAQVVPAATSAQGPASGSHAQVVPAATSAQGPASGSHAQLSGSAATAQPASTSAQGPVSGSHAQVSGGAASSTGSTGANATVAPASSGSTPAAGGLPVGGPSATPVPPAAAAASAKPSRAWVGLVVAGLVLTLGAAAVVLQRLPSNIEAEVDAGAASVTPMEAVADAGAVTKVAVVDAGIPMGMLDLTVEPRVEASIPGQYLGRTPLSASVPAGRHVLTFSNPVLGIQVTRTITVPAGGRTALQYFLNKGFATVRAPKGAIVTVDGRLVGAAPVEELDLYEGTHQLLVVVNNSRWQRTFKVEAGQRVAFDVDFEAPAEE; this is encoded by the coding sequence ATGAGTTCCGTCCGTTACCAGTCCCTCGGTCCCCTGCTGGCCGGGGAAGGCTCGCGTGCCTTCCTCGGGCTTGCCCTGGAGGACGGCGCGCCCCCCCGCTCCGTGGTGCTCATCTGGGCGCCGCAGGAGATTGCCCAGAACCCGGAGATGACGGCGCGGCTGACGCGTGAGACGTCGCGCGCGCTCGTCTTCGAGCACCCCAACATCCTCCGCGTCCACGGCCTCGCCGTGCAGGACGGCGGCGTGGCGCGCGTCACCGAGTTCGCCGACGGCGAGCCCCTGCGCCGCCTGCTGGAGGCCCACCCCCGCCTGCCGCCGCAGTTCGCCGCGCTCGTCGTCGCGGACGCGGCCATGGGCCTGCACTACGCGCACGTCGCCGGCAATGACGACGGCACGCCGCTGGTGCACGGCGACATCCGCCCGGAGACGCTGATGATCTCCTTCGGCGGCGTGACGAAGGTGACGGGCTACGGCGCCCTCGGTGTGGCCCCGCGCGAGCGCGACGGCAAGCGCGTGAAGAACCGGCGCAAGTACAGCGCTCCGGAGCAGCTGCTCGGTGGCCGCGAGGCCGTCAACGTGCAGTCGGACGTGTTCCTGCTGGGGCTCGTGCTGCACGAGAGCCTGTCGGGGAAGATGCCGTTCAAGGAGACGGCGGACCCGGACAAGGCCGTGCTGAACCGCTCGCTGCCGCCGCTGCCGCAGGACGTGCCGCTGAAGATTGACGCGGTGGTGCGCAAGGCCACGACGAAGCGCGCGTATGACCGGTATCCGTCGGCGCTCGCGTTCCGCGAGGCGCTGGTGGAGGCGGTGGGCACGCTGCCCACGCATGCGCAGTTCGCGGAGTTCATGTCGAAGTACTTCCCGCCCGAGCACGAGGCGCGGGCGGCCCGGCGCAGGGTGATTGAGGCCGGCATCGCGGACGTGATGCAGAAGGCGGGCGTATCGCCTCCGGCGGTGGCGGAGTTCCTCGCTCGCGGGACGCTGGCTCCAGGGGTGTTGCCCGCGAAGTGGCCGGCGCTGCCGGGGCAGCTCTCTGTTTCGGGGCCGGTGAATCTGGGCGCGGGCTCCGAGCCTGGTGCTTCCACGGAGGCCACGGCTTCGGGTCCGTCGACGGGCTCGCAGGCACAGGTGGCTCCTGCCGCGACGTCCGCGCAGGGCCCCGCCAGTGGCTCTCATGCGCAGGTTCCGAGTGGTGCAGAGGCCGCGCAGGGTCCGGCCAGTGGGTCTCATGCCCAGGTGGTGCCTGCCGCGACGTCCGCGCAGGGTCCGGCCAGTGGGTCTCATGCCCAGGTGGTGCCTGCCGCGACGTCCGCGCAGGGTCCGGCCAGTGGGTCTCATGCTCAGCTGTCGGGGAGCGCCGCGACCGCGCAGCCCGCGAGTACCTCCGCACAGGGCCCGGTCAGTGGGTCGCATGCCCAGGTCTCTGGGGGTGCTGCGTCTTCAACTGGCTCGACGGGTGCGAATGCAACGGTGGCTCCGGCCAGCTCGGGCTCGACGCCTGCTGCTGGCGGACTGCCGGTGGGCGGCCCGTCCGCGACTCCCGTTCCCCCCGCGGCCGCGGCTGCTTCGGCGAAGCCGTCTCGCGCCTGGGTGGGCCTGGTGGTCGCCGGCCTGGTGCTGACGCTCGGCGCGGCGGCGGTCGTGCTCCAGCGGCTGCCCTCCAACATCGAGGCGGAGGTCGACGCGGGTGCCGCGTCCGTGACGCCGATGGAGGCCGTCGCTGACGCGGGAGCGGTGACCAAGGTGGCCGTCGTGGACGCGGGCATCCCGATGGGCATGCTGGACCTCACCGTCGAGCCGCGCGTGGAAGCGTCCATCCCCGGGCAGTACCTGGGACGTACGCCGCTCTCCGCGTCCGTGCCCGCGGGCCGGCACGTGCTGACGTTCAGCAACCCGGTGCTCGGCATCCAGGTGACGCGCACCATCACCGTGCCGGCGGGTGGCCGCACCGCGCTGCAGTACTTCCTCAACAAGGGCTTCGCCACCGTGCGCGCACCGAAGGGAGCCATCGTCACCGTCGACGGCCGCCTCGTGGGCGCCGCTCCCGTGGAAGAGCTGGACCTCTACGAGGGCACGCACCAGCTCCTCGTCGTCGTGAACAACTCGCGCTGGCAGCGGACGTTCAAGGTGGAGGCCGGTCAGCGCGTCGCCTTCGACGTGGACTTCGAGGCGCCCGCCGAGGAGTAG
- a CDS encoding ATP-binding protein, translating into MSLVLVADDEPAVLEVLSQVVEDLGHDVLRARDGEEALGLARARRPQLVVTDHMMPRLSGVELCRRLKQEEQLKDVPIILLSAVLPQGAPEASAFLHKPFEITDFESLIRQSLASAPRPEPVDVGSPVEVLGQWVAQTLQGPLDAARAQLEQLEAVPAVDRATLASLGAQLQSLEALGRDLRDVARLAAGGLALQPVEADLAQHLRGAVATWRARAPVTLVAPSEPVSVRFDPERIHQVFDVLLANALKQDGGRGEVMVEMQASRSLVTVLVRDTGPGFPEEEVPRLFAPFQTGPAGAAGLGFYVASELARLHGGALSAVSRPGHGSTFSLLLPRGG; encoded by the coding sequence ATGAGTCTCGTCCTGGTCGCGGACGATGAGCCGGCGGTGTTGGAGGTCCTCAGCCAGGTGGTGGAGGACCTGGGCCACGACGTGCTGAGGGCCCGGGATGGCGAGGAGGCGCTCGGACTCGCGAGGGCCCGCCGGCCGCAGCTCGTGGTGACGGACCACATGATGCCGCGCCTGAGCGGTGTGGAATTGTGCCGCCGCCTCAAGCAGGAGGAGCAGCTCAAGGACGTGCCCATCATCCTCCTGAGCGCGGTGTTGCCGCAGGGTGCGCCGGAGGCCTCGGCCTTCCTCCACAAGCCCTTCGAAATCACCGACTTCGAGTCGCTCATCCGCCAGTCGCTCGCCAGCGCGCCGCGCCCGGAGCCCGTGGACGTGGGCTCGCCGGTGGAGGTGTTGGGGCAGTGGGTGGCGCAGACGCTCCAGGGCCCGCTGGACGCGGCACGCGCACAGCTCGAGCAACTGGAGGCAGTGCCCGCGGTGGACCGCGCGACACTGGCGTCCCTGGGCGCGCAGCTCCAGTCCCTGGAGGCGCTGGGGCGCGACCTGAGGGACGTGGCGCGGCTGGCGGCGGGCGGCCTGGCGCTCCAGCCCGTGGAGGCCGACCTGGCGCAGCACCTGCGCGGCGCGGTGGCCACGTGGCGGGCTCGCGCGCCGGTGACGTTGGTGGCGCCGTCGGAGCCGGTGTCCGTGCGGTTCGACCCGGAACGCATCCACCAGGTGTTCGACGTGCTGCTGGCGAACGCGTTGAAGCAGGACGGTGGCAGGGGCGAGGTGATGGTGGAGATGCAGGCCTCGCGCTCGCTGGTGACGGTGCTGGTGAGGGACACGGGGCCCGGCTTCCCGGAGGAGGAGGTGCCCCGGCTCTTCGCACCCTTCCAGACGGGGCCCGCGGGCGCAGCGGGCCTGGGGTTCTACGTGGCGTCGGAGCTGGCGCGGCTGCACGGCGGCGCGCTGTCCGCCGTGTCGCGCCCCGGGCATGGCTCCACGTTCAGCCTGCTGCTGCCGCGGGGCGGGTGA
- a CDS encoding trypsin-like peptidase domain-containing protein — protein sequence MKPGVMRWSLLWVVLLVSGSASADLARRRDAIVEVVQKVSPAVVYIGTEQEVESRFRGRRSPLEEFFGGMGGGEQERQKIEGLGSGAIIDASGTIVTNDHVIRGASAIHVVLADGRSFDAEVIGSDAANDLAVLKVNAREPLPTAKLGTSSDLMIGETVVAIGSPFGLSKTVTAGVVSAVGRTFRADDRVYNDFIQTDAAINPGNSGGPLLNVDGEIIGINTAIFGGGAQGIGFAIPADKVRRIVDELTRFGKVRPAWVGIDAVDLPPRVARQLGWDRAYGALVTTVEPGSPAAQAGVKRGDVVAELGGSRIQDAEDFDTRVRGYPARSPFPMILFRDGGTRTLQVTPLEFPARMVEGLAWERLGLRVKEVKGVLAVSGVRQDSGAAEVGLEPGDIILRVNNQPVPTADAFREALLTARRGRSVLLLVRRGRYGYHITLPFEQQGQGL from the coding sequence ATGAAGCCTGGAGTCATGAGGTGGAGCCTGCTGTGGGTGGTCCTGCTGGTCTCGGGAAGCGCGAGCGCGGACCTGGCCCGGCGCCGGGACGCCATCGTCGAGGTGGTGCAGAAGGTCTCCCCGGCCGTCGTCTACATCGGCACCGAGCAGGAGGTGGAGTCGCGCTTCCGCGGCCGGCGCTCCCCGCTGGAGGAGTTCTTCGGCGGCATGGGCGGCGGCGAGCAGGAGCGGCAGAAAATCGAGGGCCTGGGCAGCGGCGCCATCATCGACGCGTCCGGCACCATCGTCACCAATGACCACGTCATCCGCGGCGCCTCGGCCATCCACGTGGTGCTGGCGGATGGGCGCTCGTTCGACGCGGAAGTCATTGGCAGCGACGCGGCCAATGACCTCGCCGTGCTGAAGGTGAATGCGCGCGAGCCGCTGCCCACCGCGAAGCTGGGCACCAGCTCGGACCTTATGATTGGCGAGACGGTGGTGGCCATCGGCAGCCCCTTCGGCCTGAGCAAGACGGTGACGGCCGGCGTGGTGTCCGCGGTGGGGCGCACGTTCCGCGCGGACGACCGCGTCTACAACGACTTCATCCAGACGGACGCGGCCATCAACCCCGGCAACTCGGGCGGCCCGCTGCTCAACGTGGACGGGGAAATCATCGGAATCAACACCGCCATCTTCGGCGGCGGTGCGCAGGGCATCGGCTTCGCGATTCCCGCGGACAAGGTGCGGCGCATCGTCGATGAGCTGACGCGCTTCGGGAAGGTGCGCCCGGCGTGGGTGGGCATCGACGCGGTGGACCTGCCGCCTCGCGTGGCCCGGCAGCTCGGGTGGGACCGCGCCTACGGGGCGCTGGTGACGACCGTGGAGCCCGGCAGCCCCGCGGCCCAGGCCGGCGTGAAGCGCGGGGACGTGGTGGCGGAGTTGGGCGGCTCGCGCATCCAGGACGCCGAGGACTTCGACACCCGCGTGCGTGGCTACCCTGCCCGCTCGCCCTTCCCCATGATCCTCTTCCGGGACGGCGGCACGCGCACGCTCCAGGTGACGCCGTTGGAGTTCCCCGCTCGCATGGTCGAGGGGCTGGCATGGGAGCGGCTGGGACTGCGAGTGAAGGAGGTGAAGGGCGTGCTGGCGGTGTCCGGCGTGCGGCAGGACTCGGGCGCGGCCGAGGTGGGGCTGGAGCCAGGGGACATCATCCTGCGGGTGAACAACCAGCCGGTGCCCACGGCGGATGCGTTCCGGGAGGCGCTGCTGACGGCGCGACGCGGACGGAGCGTGTTGCTGCTCGTGCGCCGGGGCCGGTACGGCTATCACATCACGCTGCCCTTCGAGCAGCAGGGACAGGGCCTCTAG
- a CDS encoding agmatinase family protein: MATHFDPSAAAQPGSGVFGLPHSPDEAHVVLIPVPFEATTSYGGGTSEGPAAVLDASRQVDLFDVETGRPYERGIAMLDESPELRDWNTRAKERAQVVIEAGGIHSGEAELLKAANDVNALCDQMNEHVYRTAKHWLEQGKRVAAVGGDHSISFGIIRAHAEKYPGLGVLHLDAHADLRVAYEGFTWSHASIMYNVAERIPGVKTLVQVGLRDMSQEEHRYIEDSKGRVHGFFDATLQNKRFDGIPWNRQVDEMVALLPQQVYLSFDIDGLDPTLCPHTGTPVPGGLSFPEAVALISGVVRSGRTIVGFDLTEVSPDPEGGEWDGNVGARLLYKMIGWMLKSQKA; the protein is encoded by the coding sequence ATGGCTACCCACTTCGACCCCAGCGCCGCCGCCCAGCCGGGCTCCGGCGTCTTCGGCCTCCCGCACTCGCCCGACGAGGCCCACGTCGTCCTCATCCCCGTGCCCTTCGAGGCCACCACCAGCTACGGCGGCGGCACCTCCGAGGGCCCCGCCGCCGTGCTCGACGCCAGCCGCCAGGTGGACCTCTTCGACGTCGAAACCGGCCGCCCCTACGAGCGCGGCATCGCCATGCTCGACGAGTCCCCGGAGCTGCGCGACTGGAACACCCGCGCCAAGGAGCGCGCCCAGGTCGTCATCGAGGCCGGCGGCATCCACTCCGGCGAGGCCGAGCTGCTCAAGGCCGCCAACGACGTCAACGCGCTCTGCGACCAGATGAACGAGCACGTCTACCGCACCGCGAAGCACTGGTTGGAGCAGGGCAAGCGCGTGGCCGCCGTGGGCGGGGACCACTCCATCTCCTTCGGCATCATCCGCGCCCATGCGGAGAAGTATCCCGGCCTGGGCGTGCTCCACCTGGACGCGCACGCCGACCTGCGCGTGGCCTACGAGGGCTTCACCTGGTCCCACGCGTCCATCATGTACAACGTCGCCGAGCGCATCCCCGGCGTGAAGACGCTCGTCCAGGTGGGCCTGCGCGACATGAGCCAGGAGGAGCACCGCTACATCGAGGACTCCAAGGGCCGCGTCCACGGCTTCTTCGACGCCACCCTCCAGAACAAGCGCTTCGACGGCATCCCCTGGAACCGCCAGGTGGATGAAATGGTCGCCCTGCTCCCCCAGCAGGTCTACCTGTCCTTCGACATCGACGGGTTGGACCCCACGCTCTGCCCGCACACGGGCACCCCGGTGCCGGGCGGCCTGTCCTTCCCCGAGGCGGTGGCGCTCATCTCCGGCGTCGTCCGCTCCGGCCGCACCATCGTCGGCTTCGACCTGACCGAGGTGTCTCCGGACCCCGAGGGCGGCGAGTGGGACGGCAACGTCGGCGCCCGCCTGCTCTACAAGATGATTGGCTGGATGCTGAAGTCGCAGAAGGCCTGA